A region from the Neurospora crassa OR74A linkage group V, whole genome shotgun sequence genome encodes:
- a CDS encoding glutathione S-transferase encodes MVRIITRPLLSVGHCTQLVQLRAVTPVPFPLPISLASLPLLSFPSHRALFSTTTIAPTLSSAAERVKMSSEGAAVKRQRSNKDVPYNLIYWPGIPGRGEFIRLTLEEAGAEYVDTAQVEGGIDEVMAYVKGEKPDDKTNPPIFAPPILKHGDLVISQTPNILLYLGPRLGLVPGVEDDPDALYKVNELALTALDGLSNEPHDCHHPIASELYYEDQKEEAKRKVEHYVKTRLPKFLGYFERVLNSKASGEGPYLYAGKLSYADLVLFQCLDGLKFMFPKAMAKLNKEGKHSKLFELYDAVGQRPKIKEYLGGPRRQKYSSGLYRYYEEFDIEG; translated from the exons ATGGTTCGCATCATTACCCGTCCCCTCTTATCCGTGGGACACTGTACACAACTGGTCCAGCTGAGAGCTGTTACACCTGTTCCTTTTCCGCTTCCGATATCTTTAGCTTCACTTCCACTGCTATCATTTCCTTCACATCGTGCTCTGTTTAGCACCACTACAATTGCTCCTACTTTGTCGTCCGCAGCTGAAAGGGTCAAGATGTCGTCCGAAGGTGCAGCAGTAAAGCGACAGAGGTCCAACAAGGATGTGCCCTACAACCTCATTTACTGGCCAGGAATTCCCGGCCGCGGAGAGTTCATCCGGCTTACCCTCGAGGAAGCCGGTGCTGAGTACGTCGACACGGCCCAGGTCGAGGGAGGCATCGACGAGGTGATGGCTTATGTCAAGGGCGAGAAACCCGACGACAAAACCAACCCTCCCATCTTTGCGCCGCCCATTCTCAAGCACGGTGACCTTGTCATCAGCCAGACGCCCAATATTTTGCTGTATCTAGGCCCGCGATTGGGTCTCGTACCCGGTGTTGAGGACGATCCGGATGCTCTATACAAGGTCAACGAGCTGGCACTTACGGCGCTGGATGGATTGAGCAACGAGCCGCACGACTGCCATCATCCTATTGCGTCGGAGCTGTATTACGAGGACCAAAAGGAAGAGGCCAAACGGAAGGTCGAGCATTACGTCAAGACACGGTTACCCAAGTTTCTCGGTTACTTCGAAAGAGTCCTCAACTCCAAGGCCAGCGGTGAGGGCCCTTACCTCTACGCAGGCAAGCTGTCATATGCGGACTTGGTCCTATTCCAG TGTTTGGATGGCCTCAAGTTCATGTTCCCCAAGGCTATGGCGAAGTTGAACAAGGAGGGTAAACACTCAAAGCTATTTGAGCTGTACGATGCCGTCGGGCAAAGACCCAAGATCAAGGAATACCTTGGGGGTCCTCGTCGGCAGAAGTACAGCAGTGGCCTCTATCGTTACTATGAGGAGTTTGACATTGAAGGCTGA